The sequence ActctcaggctgcagtcctaaacatggTGGGAATTACCTTTGAGCAAATATGCACAGGATTACACTATTAAGATAAAATGGCGAAGGTTTCACGCAGACAAAGGCTGCAGTAAGTGAACATGCACATCATCCAGCTTATCTcatctcacagagttgttgtgagggtaaaatgggggggcagggaggacaaTTTATTCCACCCCTGAGCTTTTTGAATGAAgggcaaatgaaactgacctatggaaaatgcaacttgaaaaatgagacattgcgcatacctttgtaaaccaagaaaactttcattaaaatattataaataaaaaaataaaaataaaataaatgaaacaaacaaattggGAAGTTAATTGGGTTAGACTTGCTAGGTGACAAAAAGATAATCAAATTGCACCAAAGATTGCTTGGAGTAAGACTATATTGAATACATAAATATTGTGCTCTGCATCTTCAATTATCTAAAGGTTTGTCACGTGgacgatggagcaagcttgttgtctcctgctctggaaggtaggacccaaaccaagggattcaaattacaaaaaaaggagattccaacttaacatcaggaaaaactttctggtggtaagaggtatttgacagtggaacggatatCCCTGAAAGATGTTGGACTcttctttcttggaggtttttaagcagaggttggatggctatctgtcatggatgctttagctgagattcctgcaatgcaggtggttggactgtgtgaccctcaaggtctcttccaactctacaattccataattCCTTTTGAACATGTAAAAATTATAAATTACATGGATGTATCTCTAGcactaagggatgcgggtggcgctgtgggttaaaccacagagcctaggacttgctgatcagaaggtcggcagtttgaatccctgcgacggggtaagctcccgttgctcggtccctgctcctgccaacctagcagttcgaaagcacgccagtgcaagtagataaataggtaccgctccagcgggaaggtaaacggcatttccgtgcgctgctctggtttgccagaagcggcttagtcatgccggccacatgacccggaagctgtacaccggctccctcggccaataaagtgagatgagcgccgcaaccccagagttggccacaaatggacctaatggtcaggggtccctttacctttatctctagCACTAATTACAACATGTGGGTCCCTCATAAGACAAAAAGCAGAAGTAAAGAAAAACCTTAATATCTTTATATTAGCAAGGCTAATTTCTGTCTCTTGTGTGTTTaattataaataaaagcactGGACTAGGGACATTTTCCTTTACTTCTGATTTCTGCCACCCACATGTACCAATTAATGCTAGAGAATCCCTTCCGCCAAATACAATCTCCACATAAGAACAAATCAAAAGATAAATCTTTGGCCACAATGATTGCAGATTTTATTATTCCACAAcaagaagaaggaaaacaaactgtACACAAATCTCTGGACTGGAAGGCTAACCAACGGCAGATGGGTAAGAGCACatgcaaaatgaaaacagaacaaaaatcaaCACTAAACATGTCAGGCATCGTGAAGTCTAGCAATGAAATCCAACACTTTCACACAGCCCACCTCGACGGACTATCAGGGAGTAGCTCCTTAAGGATGAGAAAGGCTAAAAATATCAAATGTGTTATCATACATTGTGTCTTGCTTACTGAGTTGCCTCTCTGCACTAATTACAGGCTGTCTTGCAGAAGGAGGCAGTTCAGGGTATGCAGATGCAACTTGGAAGTTTCTCTTTGACACTTTGTTTTCTCAGGTAATGGACGGCGTTTGCAAAGAGCCTCTTGGGGCACCATGCACAGAACTCTGCAGGTCCATTTTCTTTCTGCAACCTGCCTTTTGGCCCAACCACACCTAAGAAAGTACCTGTACTTGAACAGTAGCCATTGTTATTGCTGTAGGTCTGTAGGGGGTCAGTCTTCGGGATAGTCGAGAGTCTCTTCTGAACCAAAGATTCTGTCACTGGGGTGGTTTAGAATCTAGTAGAAGAGGCCGCTGAACTGGTCAGACAACATAATGGCCTTGGCTGGACTGTTAAGCACCCGCAGGGCTGGATTcaccattaagcaaaatacacATGTGTTTAGGGAATCAAGGGAAAAGGGGCACCATGGAAATTTCCCATTGCTGGATTTACCATGGACCAAATTTGTCCACAAAAAAAGCCTCCAAAATAATTGAAAAAAATACATATCTATGTatatacaataataaaaaataataacaacatagtAAAAATAGAGATTAATGATTGTTGAATGAAGATCTGATCAAACACTTTGCATTAGAAAACACAGGAGAATTTTTtccaaatataaataaagtggaagtatacaaaaataaacattgttttccATATTACTGTaggcttcatttcatttcaaaaaataaaacttAATTTTACGGTTTTATCATTGTTTatgttttgaattagatatataagGGGGCACCAAAACCTTTTAAGTGTCCAGGGCCTCTAAAGGTCCTAATCCAGCCCTGAAGCACCGTCATTTACATGTCCTAAGAGGCTGCCATAGATACAAATGGGTGGGCCATTTCCCACCTGACCTGGCTGCATGCCATGTCGTCCTAGGAAGGGGAGCGATAAGCCAGGGGAGTTGGTTCTGGTGGGTGAGTTTTATCtgaggctggaagctggagagacaGAGACACGTCTTGCTCTGTGTGTGGGGCCCAAACTGGTCACTTTGGGTCTTCTctggaaacctaatggggaagcaagatctgttggagtgttaatgctgtgagtccctccatcctatgcttaggttgtatatatgtgcaaataaaaccatacatCCTAAGACACCAGTCTCCACtggccttcattccaaggaaaccaaaaccTGGGTCAGGGCTGGAACGCTTGGAGTCTCTCAcctctcagagattggggtgtgtgCAATATTTCACAGGCTTTTCCATGGTGCTGATGGAGCCTGCCATTCCCGTGTGGTTCAGACTTTCAGCCTGTGAATCCTGGGCATGCTGGCCCACCATGGGCACCAGAGGACTTTTCATGTTCGGAACGCTAGAAATTCTCTGGAAGAGGCCCAACTTCTGCAGGGCTTCATCCCTAGGGGACCTCTGGCCTCCAGGCAATGGCAACGGCTGCTTATCTGTTCCCACAGCACCCTCTGTTGGCCCTCTGACAGCAGTGGAGATGTCACGGTGGTGGAGGAAGCGAGAACGAAGCTCTTGGACGTTGACTCCTGACCTCATTATTGTGTCAAACTTCCTGAAGTAAGCAGGGTGAGATTCCGCCAATCTACGAGGCCCTCTGGGAGGAGAAGGGTTGGGCCTGCTCCTTCTCagagtgatgtcagctgattcCTCCGAAAAGGACTTGGTCATTTTAATCTTGGAAAGGGCAGGGCGAGGAGAACTGGGCTTGGCTGAGGCTGCCTCCACAGACGTACTTTGAAGCACCCTGGAGTCAACACTGTCCTTGCATTGGTCCTCAGCACCTGCACACACAATCAACGTGAGTGAGGAAAGTTGACTGCAGAAAGTCAcaaatgcttcagctgagattcctgcactgctagATCAACCTtgtggattccttccaactccacaattctatgattctaaggaaaGAGGTTGGAGGCTTCCTTAAGAACTCTCTCCCTTCTAGCCCAGCCAGATATGGTCCACCTCAACGAAACGGTTGTGGCAAATGCATTTGCTGCGGCTATGCGAATGCTACACCCATGGTTCCCACAGTAAGCACATCAAGCATGAAGGCAGAAAGCAGAGGGGCAATGATGACTGGATTTCAGATCTAAAGCAGGATTCCCAAAACTGGTACCCTCCAaaagtttgggactacaattcccatcatcactgcccATTGCCACTTGacttgctggggatgatgggagttgtagttcaaaacatgtgGAGGACAGCAGGCTGGGGAAAGCTGATTTAGTGGGGAAAGATCCATGTTTGGGGCCATGTGTGTGCGACAGAGATGCACCCATCTACTGTGTATGTGGGCTGAAGTTGGCAGTTGCCTGTTAGCAGTTACCATTCTAAGTGCTAAGGATTAAAGATTAGGCATGGAATGCCAAAAACGTCATTCCCACTAGTTTGACTGGAAGGCAGTGTGCTGCTGGGGGCCTAGGAGGCAGTAGAGGAGGAGAAATATACCCCCTTACACAGGCAAGCGACAGAAAGGACTGTAGGCATCAGTGAGCATGGGATGTGGGGGTAGAGAAGTAAGAAAATGTTGATTTTAATGTGTTAAATGAAAACCACCAGCCAAATCACAGCTGCAGGAAGCCACATGAGAATGGACCTCGCTACACCAGCCAGCTGGCCTGTGTGCTGTAGATCAGGGCTGGGgagcctttggtcctccagatgttgctgaactacagctcccataattcctggccattggctatgtttgctagggttgatgggagttgtagttccacatTTCTAGAAGACATCCACAAATCTTTGTTAATGGTTTCATCTCACCTAGTGGTTCTGCCAGTTCCTGATGACTaacttcatcttcttcttcttttgcttcttcttcttcatcatctaaaAGATCCTCATCCAAGGAGTCAATTGTCTGCAGCAAGTTCTCTAGACAGTCCTTCTCTTCTGGGCTTAGCCCAGAGAAAAAATCTTCATCGTATTTTGAGGTGCCTTCAGAATGAGGTACAGGGCCCAACTAAAGGCAAAATAAGAAGTCTTAATACAAGAAGCCAGGATGAGGAGGGGAAACATAACTTCTCAAAGCCAACAAATAATACTGCTACTTTTCCAATTAACCAATGGCAggtccatgccatacatttaaagcacatccaacacacatttaaagcacctgacttctccaagaatcttgggagctgtaatttgttttgggtgatgggaattgtagctcttgggggaaactacagttcccatgatttggggggggggatctgctacaAGGCTGAGGAATATGGGAGGTAGCTGACAAGGGAAAACAATTTGGGAGAGGGGTTGCTGGGAATTAGTAACACTGAACAAGAAATGATTGTTAGCTCAAAGTCCTGAATCAGTACTGGGTGTGAGCTATTGATCATGGTGTACCTTTGTCTCTATTCAACTCTCTGCTCTAAACCTAAACTCATTTACTGATTCCACTGAGACTTtcaatgtacagtcgtaccttggaagtcgaacggaatcagttctggaagtccgttcaacttccaaaacattcgaaaaccaaatcgCGGCTTCAGGttgcctgcaggaagctcctgcagccaatcagaacccgCAAAAGCCCCGTCAAaggttcgggttccaaaagaacatttgcaaaccggaacaatcacttctgggtctGTGGCGTTTGGGACCCAAAATGTCTGAATTCCAGGGCGTTTGatatccaaggtacaactgtaataggAGTGCAATTGCACCCTTGCACCCTGGCCCTATGGTC comes from Podarcis raffonei isolate rPodRaf1 chromosome 2, rPodRaf1.pri, whole genome shotgun sequence and encodes:
- the LOC128408572 gene encoding uncharacterized protein LOC128408572 — its product is MDTDSLAASLQLITEQRNKEAPPELGPVPHSEGTSKYDEDFFSGLSPEEKDCLENLLQTIDSLDEDLLDDEEEEAKEEEDEVSHQELAEPLGAEDQCKDSVDSRVLQSTSVEAASAKPSSPRPALSKIKMTKSFSEESADITLRRSRPNPSPPRGPRRLAESHPAYFRKFDTIMRSGVNVQELRSRFLHHRDISTAVRGPTEGAVGTDKQPLPLPGGQRSPRDEALQKLGLFQRISSVPNMKSPLVPMVGQHAQDSQAESLNHTGMAGSISTMEKPVKYCTHPNL